Sequence from the Cellulomonas fimi ATCC 484 genome:
GTCCACTCCTTCGCGTGCACGGCGGCGTCGGACGCCTTGCCCGCACCGACGGCGGCCGCGATCTTGGCCTTGGCTGCGCGGTCGGCGAACTGCGCCCCGAGCTCGGCGGCCTGCTCCTTGAGGTGCTCCTTGTCGACGTCGATCGTCGTGCGGCTCTTGCTGAAGCCCATCGTCCACTCCCGGGGTCAGGTGTGCGGCGGGTGGCATGACCCGTCCGCGCTGGTCGGCGGCACTGGAGTCCCACTCTGCCACCGGACCTGCTCAGACGCAGGACGGTGACCCCGGGCATCACCCTGTCGACCGCGCCGGGCGGGCGCTGCGTGCGAGACTGTCGGCATGTTCGCGACCCTGCACACGTCCGCCGGTGACATCCGGATCGAGCTGTTCCCGAACCACGCGCCGCGCACCGTCGAGAACTTCGTGGGCCTCGCCACGGGCAGCAAGCCCTGGACGGACCCGGCGACGGGCGAGCAGCGCACCGACGCGCTGTACTCCGACCTCGTGTTCCACCGCGTCATCGCCGACTTCATGATCCAGGGCGGCGACCCGCTGGGCACGGGCCGTGGCGGCCCGGGCTACACGTTCGACGACGAGATCCACCCCGAGCTCACGTTCTCCGAGCCCTACCTGCTCGCGATGGCGAACGCCGGCAAGCGGCTCGACCCGACGACGGGCAAGGTCGGCGGCACCAACGGCTCGCAGTTCTTCATCTCCGTCGCGGCCACGACGTGGCTCAACGGCAAGCACACCATCTTCGGCAAGGTCGCGGACGACGCGAGCCGCGCGGTCGTCGACGCGATCGCCACCACGCCGACGCGGCCCGGCGACCGCCCCGTGCAGGACGTCGTGCTGCAGTCGGTGTCGATCGAGGACTGAGAGGCCCTCATCGCCGAGAACCCCGCGACGTCCGACGCGCCGGTCGCGCCGCCGGTCTGCCCGCGGCACCCCGACCGGGTGTCGTACGTGCGCTGCCAGCGGTGCGGCCGGCCGACGTGCCCCGACTGCCAGCGTCAGGCGGCCGTCGGCGTGCAGTGCGTCGACTGCGTCGCAGAGGCGGCGCGGGGCACCCGGGACGCGCGGACTCCCCTCGGGGGGCGGCGCCGTGAAGGGCGCCCGGTCGTCACGCTGACGATCATCGCGCTGTGCGTCGCGAGCTTCGTGCTGCAGCTCGTCGACCCGATGTGGACGATCCGCTGGTACTTCGACCCCGAGCGCGGGCTCGAGGAGCCGTGGAGGTTCCTCACCGCGTCG
This genomic interval carries:
- a CDS encoding peptidylprolyl isomerase; the encoded protein is MFATLHTSAGDIRIELFPNHAPRTVENFVGLATGSKPWTDPATGEQRTDALYSDLVFHRVIADFMIQGGDPLGTGRGGPGYTFDDEIHPELTFSEPYLLAMANAGKRLDPTTGKVGGTNGSQFFISVAATTWLNGKHTIFGKVADDASRAVVDAIATTPTRPGDRPVQDVVLQSVSIED